One region of Rhineura floridana isolate rRhiFlo1 chromosome 20, rRhiFlo1.hap2, whole genome shotgun sequence genomic DNA includes:
- the TOR1B gene encoding torsin-1B — translation MQLGPSRLLPPPLLLLLLLAAALGLLPCGAALEPISVGIAIGAASALTGYLSSPRFYCAFVECCPGEQDRPNGTALQLNLDKKLFGQHLAKEVVLKAVTGFINNPSPKKPLALSLHGWAGTGKNFVSQIIAENMHRAGLKSKYVHLFLSTLHFPHDHQVNLYKDQLQKWIRGNVSACAKSVFIFDEMDKLHPGLIDAIKPFLDYYEQIDGISYRRAIFIFLSNAGGDLITKVALDFWRNGRGREEMQLKDLEPVLSVGVFNNKNSGLWHSSLIDRNLIDYFVPFLPLEYKHVKMCIRAEIVSRGNPVDETVVQKVADEMTFFPKDERIYSDKGCKTVQTKLDFF, via the exons ATGCAGCTGGGACCGAGCCGCCTCCTGCCTcctccgctgctgctgctgctgctgctggccgctGCCTTGGGGCTGCTTCCCTGCGGGGCTGCGCTGGAGCCCATCAGCGTGGGCATCGCCATCGGGGCGGCCTCGGCGCTCACCGGCTACCTCTCCTCGCCCCGTTTCTACTGCGCCTTCGTGGAGTGCTGCCCCGGCGAGCAGGACCGGCCCAACGGGACCG CTCTTCAGCTGAATCTGGACAAGAAACTCTTCGGGCAGCACCTTGCGAAAGAGGTGGTCCTGAAAGCAGTGACTGGCTTCATCAACAACCCCAGCCCCAAGAAGCCCCTCGCCCTCTCTCTGCACGGCTGGGCGGGGACGGGCAAAAACTTTGTCAGCCAAATCATTGCTGAGAACATGCACAGAGCGGGGCTGAAGAGCAAATATGTCCACCTGTTCCTCTCCACTCTGCATTTCCCGCACGACCACCAGGTTAACCTGTACAAG GATCAATTACAGAAGTGGATCCGGGGTAACGTGAGCGCATGTGCAAAGTCTGTTTTCATATTTGACGAGATGGATAAGCTGCACCCGGGACTGATCGATGCCATCAAGCCCTTTCTTGACTACTACGAGCAGATAGATGGCATATCCTACCGAAGAGCGATATTTATCTTTCTCAG TAATGCAGGCGGGGACCTCATCACCAAAGTGGCCTTAGACTTCTGGCGGAATGGACGGGGCAGGGAGGAGATGCAGCTGAAGGACTTGGAGCCTGTGCTGTCCGTCGGCGTTTTCAACAACAAGAACA GTGGCCTCTGGCACAGCAGCCTCATCGACCGGAACCTCATCGATTACTTCGTCCCTTTCCTGCCCCTGGAGTACAAGCACGTGAAAATGTGTATCCGGGCGGAGATCGTGTCCCGCGGCAACCCTGTCGACGAGACGGTGGTCCAGAAGGTGGCAGACGAGATGACTTTCTTCCCAAAAGACGAGCGGATCTACTCTGACAAAGGGTGCAAGACTGTGCAGACCAAGCTGGACTTCTTCTGA